The following proteins come from a genomic window of Streptomyces sp. GS7:
- a CDS encoding amidohydrolase family protein, with translation MNLPEMSRRRVLAGLGTVPLAAAAGFPDLDRAPSARPVEAPGRSRTTLLRGADLVLTMDPKLGTGPLGRLDNDVDLLLRDGVIAAVGQRLDAPDGARVLDARGRIVLPGFVDLHNHLWQSSIRGGCSNEDLYGWMSDCNRTVLPKIDPQDMYRFVHLAALDALQAGVTTVVDWVHPIPYDTSGRYIRALDDAGLRFVYASTQRAADARLIPRIKKDFLDRLPLASVQVAAHAGMSQLTDLRTLHELARELGVMLNSHVLENRDDRGDDPIRALREIGAFGPDLLMNHAIHLTDAEIALTGEHDVRVAHCPLSNMRLASGICPLPALHAHRVRAGLGHDGGTNDTSDMFNVMKAAVGLQRARHEDAGIHPTIPAVLRMATLGGAECIGMADRVGSLTPGKRADVVVLDPGTLNFAPRYDWTSQIVLNGQPPNVSEVFVDGHLRKHRGELVHVDTERVVHEAELAASRLRTT, from the coding sequence CCGATCTCGACCGGGCCCCCTCCGCGAGACCGGTGGAGGCCCCCGGACGCAGCCGGACCACCCTGCTGCGCGGCGCCGACCTCGTGCTCACCATGGACCCGAAGCTGGGCACCGGCCCCCTCGGCCGGCTGGACAACGATGTCGACCTGCTGCTGCGGGACGGTGTCATCGCGGCCGTCGGCCAGCGGCTCGACGCCCCGGACGGCGCCCGCGTCCTGGACGCCCGCGGCAGGATCGTCCTGCCGGGCTTCGTCGATCTGCACAACCACCTGTGGCAGTCCAGCATCCGCGGCGGCTGCTCCAACGAGGACCTCTACGGCTGGATGTCCGACTGCAACCGCACCGTCCTGCCGAAGATCGACCCCCAGGACATGTACCGGTTCGTCCACCTGGCCGCCCTCGACGCCCTCCAGGCGGGCGTCACCACGGTCGTCGACTGGGTGCACCCGATCCCGTACGACACCAGCGGGCGCTACATCCGGGCGCTGGACGACGCCGGGCTGCGCTTCGTCTACGCCTCGACGCAGCGCGCCGCCGACGCCCGTCTCATCCCCAGGATCAAGAAGGACTTCCTGGACCGGCTGCCGCTGGCCTCCGTCCAGGTGGCGGCGCACGCCGGGATGTCGCAGCTCACCGACCTGCGGACGCTCCACGAACTCGCCCGCGAGCTCGGCGTGATGCTCAACTCCCACGTCCTGGAGAACCGCGACGACCGCGGGGACGACCCGATCCGCGCGCTCCGGGAGATCGGCGCCTTCGGACCGGACCTGCTGATGAACCACGCGATCCACCTCACCGACGCGGAGATCGCGCTGACCGGCGAGCACGACGTCCGGGTCGCCCACTGCCCGCTGAGCAACATGCGGCTGGCGTCCGGCATCTGCCCGCTGCCCGCGCTGCACGCGCACCGGGTGCGGGCCGGGCTGGGCCACGACGGCGGGACCAACGACACCTCGGACATGTTCAACGTCATGAAGGCGGCCGTCGGCCTCCAGCGAGCCCGCCACGAGGACGCCGGGATCCACCCCACCATCCCGGCCGTACTGCGGATGGCGACCCTGGGCGGCGCGGAGTGCATCGGCATGGCGGACCGGGTCGGGTCGCTGACACCGGGCAAGCGCGCCGATGTCGTCGTCCTCGACCCCGGCACGCTCAACTTCGCCCCGCGCTACGACTGGACCAGCCAGATCGTCCTCAACGGCCAGCCGCCGAACGTCAGCGAGGTCTTCGTCGACGGCCACCTGCGCAAGCACCGGGGCGAGCTGGTCCACGTCGACACCGAACGCGTCGTCCACGAGGCGGAGTTGGCGGCGTCGCGGCTCCGCACCACCTGA